In Magnetococcales bacterium, the DNA window GCCTGCACCACACTGACCGTCACCATTTAAATTCTCCAGAAGCAGGCAAGTTCTCCAAAAAAGTATTCACTCCATTAGACCACAAAATCCTTCCAGATGCATCCTTTCGGAAAGATGATCGTAACCAACTGAATCAAAATCTGCATGGATCATGGCGATTGGACCTGTTGTCGTTTTTCGTCCAGCATGGTGCGAGCGGCGTCGAGACGGTGCTGAAACTGGTCGTCCCGGGCCGTGGCCAGTTCCTGCCAGCGTTGGGCGTAGGCAGATTTATTGTCCAGGGCGCGGGTGTGCAGCACCAGATGGGCCGGATTCCAGGTATCGTTGTCATTCCAGACTGTTTGGACATCTTCCAGGCGCATTTGGGATTTGAGCCACTTCTGAAAAAGATCGTATCCCCGGGCATGGGGGCGAGCCATGGCAAATTCCAGCACGGGGCGGTCCAGGGTGTTGAGAGGGATATCCTGTCCAGCGACATAAGCGAACGGTCGGGTCGTCAAGAGGGCATAGGGAATCCATGCCGGCAGGGTGACCAGTTTGTCCGTGAAATAACGCGCCAAGACCGCTTCCCGGGTCACGAGGTCCGGGTGATGGACACGCAAGGGTTCCTGGGAGGCCAGAATGAGAAAATAGCCGGAACGGACCAGGGCCAATCCGGCGTGTTTGAAACGGGATTCCAGGGTTTTCAAGATGATGCGGATACCCTCTTCGCCCACGCGATTGTCCACCCAGGTCATGTAGACCCCATCGTTGGCGAGGCAACGCCGGACGGCATCCAGAAAATCAATCGTATAGAGTTTCGAGGAACTAAAGTAGAGCGGCGAGGTGACGGTATTGACCACCAGATCATAGGTCCGGGAACACCTTTGCGTGAAATGGATGGCGTCATCGAGGATGTAGCGAATGTTGGTCACCTGGCTGAGATTTTGATTGTAAGGCTCCATGCGCGGCAACTGTTCCAGGACGGCGGGATTGATCTCGACGGCATCCGTGTGCTGGAACAGGCGGGCCACGGCACCGGCGCTCTTGCCGGATCCCACGCCCAACACCAGGGCATTCCCGGTCCGTGGGGCATGCACGGCAGCATAGGCCCCGACCAGGGTTTCGGAGGCCAGATCCAGGGGAATGCTGATGTAGCCATTGATGAGAAAATAGGGTCTTTGATCAAGATGGATGATGGCCAGGAGATCCCGGCCATGGGTATAACTGGCCACCTGTTGGAGGTCGGCACGGGCCTTGCGGAGCTTTTCGGGATTTCCGTAATGGCGATGCCCGACAAAAAGATGATTTTCCTGCCAAAAATATTCCCAGGTCGCCGTCAGGGTGGCACTGGCAATCAGGATTCCAGCCAGGAGGTGTACCGGGAAAGCATGCCTGGGCAGTCGGGAGGTGTGTTGAATTCCCCAGGCAATAAGCGACAGCAGGGCGATGGCGACCAGTATTTCTCCATAGCGCAGATGGACGTGCAGGAAAAACACCATGCCGAGAAACCCGGCAACATTGGCCAGGGAGGAGATGAAGAGCCAGTGGCCTGCATCCCGTGCCAGGTGGAGATGTTCTTTCAACAGTGCGGGAAGCAGGGCACCATACCCGGTGGCGATCAGGCCCGTAAGCAGGATCAGAATGACACTCTTCCAGAAGAGGCCGCCCGCCTGGCCCATGGCGGCAAACAGGGTGACATATTGCGCATAAAGAGCGCTCAGGTCCGAGAAGGTCAACAACAACCAGCCCACGCCGACGATGGTCAGCAGCAGGGCCGTGCCATACCGCCACCGCCACCGTTGCACCCCCCAGGCACCCAGGGTCAACCCCAGAAAAATGACGGCCAGAACCAGGGCAAAGCTCTCCCGGAAGGGACCGTAGACAAACTCGGTCAGTTTGACCATGAGCAACTGGAAGATGGCCGAGGCCATGCTCGCCAGGACCAGACTGGCCAGCACATGGGGAGGAACGGTTGCTGGTGCCCTGACGGGCGGGGGATTGTGTCGTTCCCGGGCAAAAAAGAACCACAACAGGATGGCCGTGAGAATATTGACCCCTGCCAGGGAGAGCAAAGTGATCCGCAGGCCAAACCGGGTGACCAGAAAAAACTCGACCACAAGGACCGTGACCATGGCCCCCAGATTGTAGAGGGCATAGGCCCGGGCAAACGGATTGTGTCCTCCCAGACGTTGTTCCAAATAACCCGCCATAAGGGGCAGTGTACAGCCGATCAGGATGGCGGGCAGGGACAGGAGGAGGATCAAAAACAGAATCGAGGTTTGGAGCGATCTTCCCAACACCAGGGGTGGGGCATAGAGGGCGGCATGGAGTCCGTCGCCACCCAAGGCAAAGGCGATACCACACAGGCCAATGGCAAGTTCAATGGCCCACAGCCAGCGCCAGAGACGATAGGCCCACACCGCACCAATACCGATACCACACAGGAAGGTGATCAAAATGGCAGCACTGACGACAAACTGGTCCCCGGCCTGGTTACCCAGGACGCGCCCGAACAACACTTCGTAGCCAACCCCGCAATAACCGGAGAGGATCGGCAGGATGATCATCCAAATGTGCGACAACTCAGTAGCACCCCACAGGCTGCCCGGAAATTTTCAGATTGAATC includes these proteins:
- a CDS encoding spermine synthase gives rise to the protein MSHIWMIILPILSGYCGVGYEVLFGRVLGNQAGDQFVVSAAILITFLCGIGIGAVWAYRLWRWLWAIELAIGLCGIAFALGGDGLHAALYAPPLVLGRSLQTSILFLILLLSLPAILIGCTLPLMAGYLEQRLGGHNPFARAYALYNLGAMVTVLVVEFFLVTRFGLRITLLSLAGVNILTAILLWFFFARERHNPPPVRAPATVPPHVLASLVLASMASAIFQLLMVKLTEFVYGPFRESFALVLAVIFLGLTLGAWGVQRWRWRYGTALLLTIVGVGWLLLTFSDLSALYAQYVTLFAAMGQAGGLFWKSVILILLTGLIATGYGALLPALLKEHLHLARDAGHWLFISSLANVAGFLGMVFFLHVHLRYGEILVAIALLSLIAWGIQHTSRLPRHAFPVHLLAGILIASATLTATWEYFWQENHLFVGHRHYGNPEKLRKARADLQQVASYTHGRDLLAIIHLDQRPYFLINGYISIPLDLASETLVGAYAAVHAPRTGNALVLGVGSGKSAGAVARLFQHTDAVEINPAVLEQLPRMEPYNQNLSQVTNIRYILDDAIHFTQRCSRTYDLVVNTVTSPLYFSSSKLYTIDFLDAVRRCLANDGVYMTWVDNRVGEEGIRIILKTLESRFKHAGLALVRSGYFLILASQEPLRVHHPDLVTREAVLARYFTDKLVTLPAWIPYALLTTRPFAYVAGQDIPLNTLDRPVLEFAMARPHARGYDLFQKWLKSQMRLEDVQTVWNDNDTWNPAHLVLHTRALDNKSAYAQRWQELATARDDQFQHRLDAARTMLDEKRQQVQSP